The sequence AGTATATATTCCCTGCTTCCCGTTTAAGCCAGGAGGCGCTTACATCTTTTAACGATCAGATTAAGGGATATAATGATGCGATTTTAACAGGAGATGAAACCCTGTTTAAAGCCACCGAGGAAAAGGCGGACAAGGCAAAAGAGTCGCTCAAGTCAATAGCTTCTCTACCCGGAATCAATGGAGATATATCCAAAAAGATAGACGATGCAATTGAAAGCCTGAGTCTGTTTACAGCATCAGCACAATCCATATATTTAGCCATGGCAACAAACTCTGCCGATGCAGAAAAAGAGGGAGAGGCAGCGCTCCTAGCAAGGAAGACAGAAGAATTGAGAGCGGCATTTATCTCTTTTACCAATCTCTTTGTAGAGGAACTGAAGAAAGAGTTGACCACGACGGGAGAGTCTGTAAGAGAACAACAGACTTTAAATATGTGGGCTTTTCTTTTTATTGTCATTATTGTCTGTACCCTAACGACTTTTATATCTGCCAGGTTTATAACCTATCCGATTAAAAAGACAATTGAAGTAATGAAGGAAATTGCAGATGGAAACCTGACCAGGAGACTTGAAATAAAAAGCCGTGATGAAATTGGCGAAATGGGTAGTTCCTTTAATGCTTTTATCGAAAAGCTTGAAAAAATGATCTTTGATATTTCCAGGAATGCCGATGAATTAAAAGGGTCGGCATATAATCTTAATGAGTTGTCAGTCAGCCTCCAGTCAGGCGCCAATCAAATGACCAAAAAGTCAAATGCGGTTACATCCTCTTCAGAAATCATGAGTGATAATCTTATCTCAGTTGCTTCGGCCATAGAACAGGCGAGTAACAACGTCAATTCAATGGCAGATGATACAAGAAAAATGAGCGACACGGTTACTGAAATTGCAAAAAATTCCGAGACTGCAAAAAATGTCACAACAGATGCAGTGGAAAAGACAAAGGCTGCATCTATTAAAGTAGGCGAACTTGGCATTTCCACAAAAGATATAGGCAAGGTTACTGAAGCGATAACAGAAATATCCGAGCAGACTAATTTACTTGCGTTAAATGCCACAATAGAAGCCGCACGTGCAGGCGAAGCCGGCAAGGGATTCGCTGTTGTCGCCACAGAAATAAAACAACTGGCAGCCCAGACTGCAAATGCAACCCAGGAGATAAAAACTAAAATAGAACAGATACAGCTTTCCACTGCTGAAACTGTTACTCAAATCGATGAAATTGCGCAGGTCATTGATAATGTAAATTCGTCAGTCACTATAATAAACACTGCTGTAGAAGATCAGTCAATGACTACACAGGAATTTGCAGATAAATTAAAAGATACCGCCCTTGGAATCAGAGAGATAAATGATAATATCTCAAGCAGCTCTATTTCATCCAAAGAGATATCTTCAGACATACTTGATATGGATAAATCAGTAAACGAGTTTTCGATCAGCAGTCATGATGTGAGTACTAATACCCAGGAGCTTTTTAAGCTGGCAGAGAAGCTAAAAAAAGTGGTTGATAAATTTGTCATTTCAGACTTCAAAGAGAATAATGATCCGGTATCATATGTTT comes from Desulfatiglans sp. and encodes:
- a CDS encoding methyl-accepting chemotaxis protein: MRNVSEYIFPASRLSQEALTSFNDQIKGYNDAILTGDETLFKATEEKADKAKESLKSIASLPGINGDISKKIDDAIESLSLFTASAQSIYLAMATNSADAEKEGEAALLARKTEELRAAFISFTNLFVEELKKELTTTGESVREQQTLNMWAFLFIVIIVCTLTTFISARFITYPIKKTIEVMKEIADGNLTRRLEIKSRDEIGEMGSSFNAFIEKLEKMIFDISRNADELKGSAYNLNELSVSLQSGANQMTKKSNAVTSSSEIMSDNLISVASAIEQASNNVNSMADDTRKMSDTVTEIAKNSETAKNVTTDAVEKTKAASIKVGELGISTKDIGKVTEAITEISEQTNLLALNATIEAARAGEAGKGFAVVATEIKQLAAQTANATQEIKTKIEQIQLSTAETVTQIDEIAQVIDNVNSSVTIINTAVEDQSMTTQEFADKLKDTALGIREINDNISSSSISSKEISSDILDMDKSVNEFSISSHDVSTNTQELFKLAEKLKKVVDKFVISDFKENNDPVSYV